The Microbacterium amylolyticum genome includes the window AGGAGAGAACCGATCGACGCTCCGTCTGCCAATACTCCTGGGGCTCGAGAACCCGATCAGACAGGCGCTGAGACTTGCGCGGATCGAACTCCGCTTCCTCACCGTTCTTCTTGGCATACACCGGGCGACCGCCATAAACGTCTTCGCCGTCCTGTCGGTTGATCATCTGGCAGTTGATGACAACGGGAGCATCGGCGTTGACGACCGTGACCGTCATCTGGAGAACGACAAGGTGCCGGTCGGTAAAGGAGACGAGGCTGCGAGATTCGAGCAGCACCTCTTTGCCGGACGGCGTGATCCAGCGCACGGAACGGTTGTGGGAGGCGTCCCGAAAGTCCAGCGAGCGCTCGTAGCTGACGAGTTCGGCCAGGTCGATGGACATCGGTTCATCATCGACGTAAACGCGCATGACCTTCGTGTCGGGCACGTTGACGATCGTCTGCCCCACCTCGGCGAAGCCGTACGCGTCCTCTGCGTGACGAATCGGCCAGGTCTCGTGGAACCCGTTGATGAACGTTCCGTGTTCTTGGGCATGCCGGCCCTCGGGCTGGTTCCCCCGCAACCCCAGATAACCGTTTCCCGTTGCGAAGATGGTCTCGGTCACACCCAGGTCTTCGTCGCTATAACGGGTTTCGACCAGACGCCACGGGTCGATCGGGAAGCGTTCGCGGTCGATCATCGATCGTCCTCCATCAGGTCAGCAAGGTCCTTCACGACAAGGTGTGCTCCGGCGTCGCGCAGGGCGGAAGAGCCCGCGCCCCTGTCGACGCCGATCACGAGGCCAAAGCCTCCGGCCGCGCCGGAGGCGACACCCGAAGTGGCATCCTCCACAACGACGGAGCGTGCGGGCTCAACACCCATTTCTTTCGCCGCAACGAGAAAAACGTCGGGGGCGGGTTTGGACGGCAGGTGGCGCTCTTCTGCGACGACGCCATCGACGATCACCGGAAACAGATCTTCGATTCCCGCCGCCGCCAGCACGGGGCGAGCGTTCTTCGAGCTCGAGACGACGGAAACGGGAACACCGCAGCTCATCAGCAATCGAACGAGCGCCAGTGATCCCGGGTACGGAGCGATGCCCTGTCCGCCAAGAACGCGCAGAAAAACGCCGTTCTTGCGGTTCCCGATGCCGCACACGGTGTCGGCCGAGGGATCGTCAGACGGCGTGCCCCACGGGACCTCGACATCGCGGCTTCTGAGTAAGGAGGCAACGCCGTCATAGCGTTTTTTGCCGTCGAGATGATCGAAGTAATCCTGTTGGGTATACGCGGGCGCAATGCTCCACGCCTCGAACAGCTCCTCGAACATCGTCTGCCATGCGAGCATGTGCGTTTCGGCGGTCGGCGTCAGCACACCGTCGAGATCAAACAGAACAGCGTCGTAGTCGGCGAGCTGTGGTGCGCTCCTCCGGAGGGCATTTCGGGTATCAGTCACGTTGTTCTCCGGTTAGGGCGAGAGAGCGGGCCGTGCGTGTCTGCCAGCATAGATGCGCTCAGGGGGTGCTCTCACATTTCCCGCGCCGTTCGCAACGAAACGTTCACAGGAAAGACGTCAGTCCGGTATCCGCGGCCTCGGCTATCGCCCTGTCGCGTATCCCCGGAGTCCAGGTGCGTGGCCAGAACGAACCCGGCATCGACGTTGTGTGAAAGGCGGGGGCGTCGATCGCCTGCTGCGGCTCGTAGCCGCCGACGATCGTTCGCAGCAGAGCCGTCTGCAAGCGCGTCCCCAGGCAGAAACCCACCTCGGGAATATGGGGTGACGATTGCAGCCCCCCGGACGGCGTGGCGGAGATCATGTTTCCCCAGCGGTCAACGACGTCAATGTGACAGGTGTCGCCGCGTGTGCGACCGGCGCGAG containing:
- a CDS encoding HAD family hydrolase yields the protein MTDTRNALRRSAPQLADYDAVLFDLDGVLTPTAETHMLAWQTMFEELFEAWSIAPAYTQQDYFDHLDGKKRYDGVASLLRSRDVEVPWGTPSDDPSADTVCGIGNRKNGVFLRVLGGQGIAPYPGSLALVRLLMSCGVPVSVVSSSKNARPVLAAAGIEDLFPVIVDGVVAEERHLPSKPAPDVFLVAAKEMGVEPARSVVVEDATSGVASGAAGGFGLVIGVDRGAGSSALRDAGAHLVVKDLADLMEDDR